A window of Xylophilus sp. GW821-FHT01B05 contains these coding sequences:
- a CDS encoding AraC family transcriptional regulator ligand-binding domain-containing protein gives MDPKNDALPSRRRSAPLDYAVWPGWRVLMQDAGIATAPVLRRAQLPGDLFARQNVRLDSASFFNLWQAIDAEAVSIDPNLPAPLRIAQVMSSDWFDPELFAALCSANMGSAVDRIAKYVKLIAPMLIRVDRTASHTTVTLDFLASTEPPPSVFLAFKLVFFVQLARLATRSHVQPLRVGWPSPPSLEADALLYQSFFGTPVTRTPLATLVFAAADVERPFLTENHKMWLFFEPSLRQRLADLDRTAGMVERVRSTLLESLPAGEVSMQAVSRKLAVSTRTLQRRLQDEGTTFQQTLDSLRDSLAHHYLHNTEMSSAEISFLLAFEDSNSFARAFQAWTGKTPQTVRSEKRELQGSVPGLSSTTA, from the coding sequence ATGGACCCTAAAAATGACGCTCTACCGAGCCGCCGCCGAAGCGCGCCTTTGGACTATGCGGTGTGGCCGGGCTGGCGGGTATTGATGCAAGACGCCGGGATTGCAACCGCTCCCGTATTGCGCCGCGCACAATTACCAGGCGATTTGTTTGCGCGCCAAAACGTTCGCCTGGACTCTGCAAGCTTCTTCAATCTTTGGCAGGCCATCGACGCCGAGGCCGTATCCATTGACCCGAACCTGCCAGCGCCCTTGCGCATCGCGCAGGTGATGTCTTCTGACTGGTTCGATCCCGAGTTGTTTGCTGCACTGTGCAGCGCCAATATGGGCAGCGCCGTCGATCGAATAGCCAAGTATGTGAAGCTGATCGCGCCCATGCTGATCCGGGTTGATCGCACGGCCTCTCACACCACCGTCACCCTGGATTTCCTGGCTTCGACTGAGCCACCACCCAGCGTGTTCTTGGCTTTCAAGCTGGTTTTTTTTGTACAACTGGCGCGCTTGGCAACACGTAGCCACGTGCAACCGCTGCGAGTGGGTTGGCCCTCGCCGCCAAGCCTGGAGGCGGATGCGCTTCTGTACCAGTCCTTCTTCGGCACTCCGGTGACCCGCACGCCTTTAGCCACCTTGGTGTTTGCTGCGGCAGATGTCGAGCGCCCGTTCCTGACGGAGAACCACAAGATGTGGTTGTTCTTCGAGCCCTCTTTGCGCCAGCGGCTGGCCGACCTGGACCGGACGGCCGGCATGGTGGAGCGAGTGCGCAGCACGCTGCTGGAGAGCTTGCCGGCGGGCGAGGTCTCCATGCAGGCCGTCAGCCGAAAGCTGGCCGTCAGTACGCGCACGTTGCAGCGCAGGCTGCAAGACGAGGGAACCACGTTCCAGCAGACCCTCGACAGCTTGCGTGATTCGCTGGCGCATCACTACCTGCACAACACGGAAATGTCGAGCGCCGAGATCTCGTTCCTATTGGCCTTCGAGGATTCCAATTCCTTTGCCCGTGCGTTTCAGGCATGGACCGGAAAAACGCCGCAAACGGTGCGGTCTGAAAAGCGAGAGCTGCAAGGCAGCGTCCCAGGGCTGAGCTCAACAACGGCATGA
- a CDS encoding GMC family oxidoreductase N-terminal domain-containing protein, with amino-acid sequence MQNFDYIVIGGGSGGATLASRLSEDARHSVLLLEAGGEGNTWMHRIPLGISALVPRANAHNWGFETVPQPGLGGRRSYEPRGRGLGGSSAINAMVYVRGHRNDYDRWAAQGNPGWSYEEVLPFFRLSERNETFGAPFHGQDGPLPVSEQRSDNPFTRHFLEAAQQAGHRFNPDPNGADQEGVCRFQLNQIDGERCSAARAFLDPHRGVRGNLEVRTHAHATRVLIEQGRAVGVEYRRDGALHTVRARREVVLAAGVFQSPQLLMLSGIGDGETLGRWGIAVQRHLPGVGRNLQDHVDHVLVRRCDDPDLLGFSAGGLWRMAGHWRRWRSARRGMFATNAAEAGVFLKTRPELPEPDVQLHFVVAILEEHGRKLRLGHGLSVHTCCLRPKSRGTVELASADPLAAPRIDPRFLDHPDDLETLLAGYRQVEQILAQPALASHGLRPLDRRVPRSDNEVRAAIRAGADTIYHPIGTCRMGSNDQAVVDAELRVHGVHGLRVADASVIPDAIGGNTHACTVMVAERTAALMRAAPG; translated from the coding sequence GTGCAGAACTTCGACTACATCGTGATCGGCGGCGGATCGGGCGGCGCGACCTTGGCATCGCGCCTGAGCGAGGATGCCCGCCACAGCGTCTTGCTGCTGGAAGCCGGGGGCGAAGGCAACACATGGATGCACCGCATACCGCTGGGTATCTCGGCGTTGGTGCCGCGAGCCAATGCCCACAACTGGGGATTCGAGACCGTGCCCCAACCCGGGCTGGGCGGGAGGCGCAGCTACGAGCCGCGGGGCCGCGGCCTCGGCGGCTCGTCCGCAATCAACGCCATGGTCTATGTGCGCGGGCACCGCAACGACTACGACCGCTGGGCAGCGCAAGGCAATCCCGGCTGGAGCTACGAGGAGGTACTGCCGTTCTTCCGGCTCAGCGAGCGCAATGAGACGTTCGGTGCGCCCTTCCATGGGCAGGACGGACCCCTGCCCGTGTCGGAGCAGCGCAGCGACAACCCGTTCACGCGGCACTTCCTCGAGGCGGCGCAGCAGGCGGGCCACCGCTTCAACCCCGACCCCAACGGCGCCGATCAGGAAGGCGTGTGCCGCTTTCAACTCAACCAGATCGACGGCGAGCGCTGCTCGGCGGCGCGCGCATTTCTCGATCCGCACCGTGGCGTGCGTGGAAATCTGGAAGTCAGAACCCATGCGCACGCCACGCGCGTGCTCATCGAGCAGGGGCGCGCGGTCGGCGTGGAGTACCGGCGCGATGGCGCGCTGCACACCGTGCGGGCCCGGCGCGAGGTGGTGTTGGCCGCTGGTGTGTTCCAGTCCCCGCAGTTGCTGATGCTCTCGGGCATCGGCGATGGAGAGACACTCGGGCGCTGGGGCATCGCCGTGCAGCGCCACTTGCCGGGCGTCGGCCGCAATCTGCAGGACCACGTTGACCATGTGCTCGTGCGTCGTTGCGACGATCCGGATCTCTTGGGGTTTTCGGCGGGCGGCCTGTGGCGCATGGCGGGCCATTGGCGCCGTTGGCGCAGCGCGCGGCGCGGTATGTTCGCGACCAACGCAGCGGAGGCTGGCGTCTTCCTGAAGACCCGACCCGAGTTGCCCGAGCCTGATGTACAGCTGCATTTCGTGGTGGCAATTCTCGAGGAGCACGGACGCAAGCTGAGGCTCGGCCACGGCTTGTCGGTGCACACCTGCTGCTTGCGCCCGAAGTCGCGCGGCACGGTGGAGTTGGCCAGCGCCGATCCACTGGCCGCACCCCGCATCGATCCCCGCTTCCTCGACCATCCAGACGACCTCGAGACCCTGCTGGCGGGCTACCGGCAGGTCGAACAGATCCTTGCGCAACCGGCACTGGCCAGCCACGGCCTGCGGCCGCTGGACCGGCGCGTGCCGCGTAGCGACAACGAAGTGCGCGCGGCGATCCGGGCCGGCGCCGACACCATCTACCACCCGATCGGCACCTGCCGGATGGGCAGCAACGACCAAGCCGTCGTCGATGCGGAACTGCGCGTACATGGCGTGCATGGCCTGCGCGTTGCAGACGCCTCGGTCATCCCGGATGCCATCGGCGGCAACACCCATGCCTGCACGGTGATGGTGGCAGAACGCACCGCTGCACTGATGCGCGCTGCTCCCGGCTGA
- a CDS encoding acetyl-CoA C-acetyltransferase, giving the protein MDTAYIYDHLRTPRGRGRGDGALHEITPVQLAAQVLAALRDRHGLDTVLIDDVILGCTNAYSEQGADIARLAALVAGYGQHVPGIQIDRFCGSGLDAVNLAAAQVAAGQADAIVAGGVESMSRVAPLSGGGAWISDPQVIWQSYFTPTGVSADLLATLDGYTREQLDAYGLESQRRCAAAVAEGRFDRALVPVRDVIREVVLARDEHPRPDATPASMAALKPAFDTVGEQGGFDSVALQRYPQLEAVRHLHTAGTSSGVVDGASAVLVGSAEFGRKAGLRPRARVRACAAIGSEPTLMLDGPAAATEKALRRAGMAIGDIDLFEVNEAFAAVVLRYMRATGAPHERVNVNGGSIALGHPLGATGAMLVGTALDELERRGLRTGLITLCAAAGQATATIIERV; this is encoded by the coding sequence ATGGATACCGCCTACATCTATGACCACCTGCGCACGCCGCGCGGAAGAGGGCGCGGCGACGGCGCCCTGCATGAAATAACGCCTGTGCAACTGGCGGCCCAGGTGCTCGCCGCCCTGCGCGATCGGCATGGGCTCGACACAGTGCTGATCGACGACGTGATACTGGGTTGCACCAACGCCTACAGCGAGCAGGGTGCGGACATCGCACGGCTGGCGGCGTTGGTGGCGGGTTACGGGCAGCATGTTCCCGGCATCCAGATCGACCGCTTCTGCGGCTCTGGCCTGGATGCCGTGAACCTCGCCGCGGCGCAGGTCGCGGCCGGCCAGGCCGATGCCATCGTTGCCGGCGGCGTGGAGTCCATGTCGCGCGTGGCCCCGCTCTCCGGGGGCGGGGCCTGGATCAGCGATCCACAGGTGATCTGGCAGTCGTATTTCACGCCGACCGGCGTGTCGGCTGATCTGTTGGCCACGCTGGACGGCTATACGCGCGAGCAGCTTGATGCCTATGGCCTGGAGAGCCAGCGCCGTTGCGCGGCGGCCGTGGCCGAGGGGCGCTTTGACCGGGCGCTAGTGCCGGTGCGCGACGTGATCCGCGAGGTCGTGCTGGCCCGCGACGAGCACCCGCGCCCTGACGCTACACCGGCCAGCATGGCCGCGCTCAAGCCCGCTTTCGACACCGTCGGCGAGCAAGGCGGCTTCGACTCGGTGGCGCTGCAGCGCTATCCGCAACTTGAGGCGGTGCGGCATCTGCATACGGCCGGCACCTCCAGCGGCGTGGTCGACGGCGCCTCCGCCGTGCTGGTCGGTTCCGCCGAGTTCGGCCGCAAGGCCGGCCTGCGGCCGCGCGCCCGGGTGCGGGCCTGTGCCGCCATCGGAAGCGAGCCCACCCTGATGCTCGACGGCCCGGCTGCGGCGACCGAGAAGGCGCTGCGCCGCGCCGGCATGGCCATCGGCGATATCGACCTGTTCGAGGTCAACGAGGCCTTCGCCGCAGTGGTGCTGCGCTACATGCGCGCCACGGGCGCTCCGCACGAGCGCGTCAATGTCAACGGCGGTTCCATCGCTCTTGGCCATCCACTGGGAGCCACCGGCGCGATGCTGGTGGGCACCGCGCTCGACGAACTGGAGCGTCGCGGCCTGCGCACCGGTTTGATCACCCTGTGCGCAGCGGCGGGCCAGGCCACCGCCACCATCATCGAGCGTGTCTGA
- a CDS encoding rubredoxin: MSRWRCGFCSHVYDEALGDPDAGVAPGTRWADVPEDWCCPECGATKADYTQDPD, from the coding sequence ATGAGCCGATGGCGCTGCGGATTCTGCAGCCACGTGTACGACGAGGCGCTGGGCGATCCTGATGCCGGCGTGGCGCCTGGCACGCGCTGGGCCGACGTGCCCGAAGACTGGTGCTGCCCCGAGTGCGGCGCCACCAAGGCCGACTACACGCAAGACCCCGACTAG
- a CDS encoding SDR family NAD(P)-dependent oxidoreductase: MKKTVLITGASSGFGLLLANKLHQQGFNVIGTSREPGKYAGKVPFKLLRLDIDDDSSIRSFTDELFGYTKQLDVLVNNAGYMVTGLAEETPMDLGRQQFETNFWGTVKVTNALLPHLRAQKQGQIITVSSIVGLIGPPNLSYYSASKHAVQGYFKSLRFELDQFNIKVSMVEPVWFKTNLGQHAVSASNGRIADYNAYREQANAATQKGIDEAEAPDAVVNTITTLMDAKEPKFSNPVGKMTGMILFLQSYAPKMFEGSILKSVKTAAKALPRKVSKV, from the coding sequence ATGAAAAAGACTGTCTTGATTACAGGTGCATCTTCTGGTTTTGGCCTGTTGCTTGCCAACAAGCTCCATCAGCAAGGATTTAATGTGATTGGTACCAGCCGCGAGCCGGGCAAGTACGCAGGCAAGGTTCCGTTCAAGCTTCTGCGCCTGGATATTGATGACGACAGCTCCATCAGGTCGTTCACCGATGAGTTGTTTGGCTACACCAAGCAGCTGGACGTGCTGGTCAACAATGCAGGCTACATGGTCACCGGCCTGGCGGAAGAAACCCCGATGGATCTGGGCCGGCAGCAGTTTGAGACCAACTTCTGGGGCACGGTGAAGGTGACAAACGCCTTGCTGCCACATCTCCGGGCGCAAAAGCAGGGGCAAATCATCACGGTGAGCTCCATCGTGGGATTGATCGGCCCGCCGAACCTGTCGTATTACAGCGCTTCAAAACACGCTGTTCAAGGCTACTTTAAGTCGCTGCGTTTCGAGCTGGACCAATTCAACATCAAGGTCAGCATGGTGGAGCCCGTCTGGTTTAAAACCAATCTTGGCCAGCATGCCGTCTCCGCAAGCAACGGGCGTATCGCTGACTACAATGCATATCGCGAGCAAGCAAATGCGGCCACGCAAAAGGGCATTGACGAAGCAGAGGCCCCCGATGCAGTGGTTAACACCATTACCACGCTGATGGATGCAAAAGAGCCAAAATTCAGTAATCCGGTGGGGAAGATGACTGGCATGATTCTTTTTTTGCAGAGCTATGCACCAAAAATGTTTGAGGGCTCGATCCTGAAGAGCGTAAAAACAGCCGCCAAGGCGCTACCGCGAAAAGTTTCCAAGGTTTGA
- a CDS encoding fatty acid desaturase: MPAALHPDAKPLAVPLEKAARLRALTLPPLLAWPTFWMWAVALVGIVLSDVLTMHGVLALSVACVLNVLFMYPLFGVIHDATHRAISSNPRLNDWIGRIGLLMIAPHGTLGMFRWAHMQHHRHTNGAKDPDEWIHGRWWTLPLRWMSFDLGYLIFIPRKGDAIGKRQLRTTFAALAVLLAVIGVLVWMGYGMEVLLLWLIPSRVTMMLFGCVFFWLPHVKHDVSSEQNLTLATSMRLGGERWLGPLLQFHNYHLLHHLYPSAPPYNHSRIWALIEPELRQRDLAVQYGLAIHPVVVPGTRRSPA, translated from the coding sequence ATGCCCGCAGCTCTTCATCCCGACGCAAAGCCCCTGGCAGTGCCCCTCGAAAAGGCGGCGCGCCTGCGCGCCTTGACACTGCCGCCGTTGCTCGCATGGCCGACATTCTGGATGTGGGCGGTCGCCCTCGTCGGCATCGTGCTCAGCGATGTCCTCACAATGCATGGCGTGCTCGCCCTTAGCGTGGCCTGTGTCCTCAATGTGCTGTTCATGTACCCGCTATTCGGCGTGATTCATGATGCGACCCACCGTGCCATTTCTTCCAATCCGAGGCTCAACGACTGGATTGGCCGGATCGGGCTGCTGATGATCGCGCCGCACGGCACCCTGGGCATGTTCCGCTGGGCGCACATGCAGCATCATCGCCATACCAATGGCGCGAAGGATCCCGACGAGTGGATTCATGGACGCTGGTGGACCCTGCCGCTGCGCTGGATGAGCTTCGACCTAGGCTACCTGATCTTCATTCCGCGCAAGGGCGATGCCATCGGCAAGCGTCAGCTGCGCACCACCTTCGCCGCGCTGGCGGTGCTGCTGGCCGTCATCGGTGTGCTGGTGTGGATGGGCTACGGGATGGAGGTCCTGCTGCTCTGGCTGATTCCCTCGCGGGTGACGATGATGCTGTTTGGCTGCGTGTTCTTCTGGCTGCCCCATGTCAAGCACGATGTCTCGTCGGAACAGAACCTGACCCTGGCGACTTCGATGCGCCTGGGCGGTGAGCGCTGGCTCGGCCCGCTGCTGCAATTCCATAACTACCATCTGCTGCACCACCTCTATCCCTCAGCGCCGCCCTACAACCATTCGCGCATCTGGGCCTTGATCGAGCCGGAGCTGCGCCAGCGCGACTTGGCCGTGCAGTATGGCCTGGCCATCCATCCGGTGGTGGTGCCGGGCACGAGGAGGAGTCCAGCATGA
- a CDS encoding 3-hydroxyacyl-CoA dehydrogenase NAD-binding domain-containing protein — protein sequence MTTLQLHSGDDGVALIEINLADRPMNVLTPELIADLAQAVEQVASSPGIRGAILTSGKPGSFVAGADIKGLLAMFDRGPIAPAQCAAVGEDFGRLTRRLETCGKPFAAALEGVALGGGLELALACHHRVLADHPKAVVGLPEVGLGLLPAGGGTQRLPRLIGVEKALGLLLTGRHVLPAEALKLGMVHALAAPGEVVNAARRWLLAQPSAVQPWDAKDFRVPGGSGPTAPHASRSFTAGTTLLAGQTQRNLPAPLAILSCVYEGTQLPLDVGLRVERKYFGRLLGDPVTRNLMRTMFVNKGRLDKLANRPADVPRSTVRKLGVLGAGMMGAGVAHVAAGVGIGVVLLDSTLARAECGKAHAARQLDKAIERGKSTREKADAVLARILPTQDYADLVGCDFVVEAVYESRDVKADVTRRAAAVLSAPAVFGSNTSTLPITGLAQAFDRPADFIGVHFFSPVERMPLIELIMGEKTSQTTLARALDLAAQLRKTPIVVNDSRGFFTSRVFGIFVKEGIAMLQEGVLPALIENAARQAGMPVGPLAVVDEVSLDIVLKVYAQWQADGVQPPHEPGLSIDATRKMVEQLGRRGKAAGAGFYEYPEGGRKFLWPGLAVHWPPAAQQPAVEDLKRRILTIQALEGARCVEEGVVLDPADADVGSILGIGYPAWTGGVLSYIETVGLRSFVEQSAQLAERHGERYRPSPWLIERAERGDLFHPA from the coding sequence ATGACCACACTTCAATTGCACAGCGGCGACGACGGCGTCGCGCTCATCGAGATCAACTTGGCCGACCGGCCGATGAACGTGCTGACCCCGGAGCTGATCGCCGACCTGGCCCAGGCCGTGGAGCAGGTGGCCTCGTCGCCCGGCATCCGCGGGGCCATCCTGACATCCGGCAAGCCGGGTAGCTTCGTCGCCGGCGCCGATATCAAGGGCTTGCTAGCAATGTTTGACCGAGGCCCGATTGCACCGGCGCAATGCGCGGCGGTCGGCGAGGACTTCGGCCGGCTGACCCGCCGCCTCGAGACCTGCGGTAAGCCGTTCGCCGCCGCGCTGGAGGGCGTGGCACTGGGCGGTGGGCTGGAGCTGGCGCTGGCCTGCCACCACCGCGTGCTGGCCGACCATCCCAAGGCGGTGGTCGGGCTGCCCGAGGTGGGACTCGGCCTGCTGCCCGCGGGCGGCGGCACCCAGCGCCTGCCGCGCCTGATCGGGGTCGAGAAAGCGCTCGGCTTGCTGCTCACGGGGCGTCACGTGCTCCCCGCTGAAGCGCTGAAGCTGGGCATGGTCCACGCCCTTGCGGCGCCAGGCGAGGTCGTCAACGCCGCGCGCCGCTGGCTGCTGGCGCAGCCGAGCGCGGTGCAACCCTGGGACGCCAAGGACTTCCGCGTGCCGGGTGGCTCCGGGCCGACCGCGCCACATGCGAGCCGCAGCTTCACCGCGGGCACCACGCTGCTGGCAGGGCAGACCCAGCGCAACCTGCCGGCGCCGCTGGCGATCCTGTCCTGCGTCTACGAGGGCACGCAGTTGCCGCTGGACGTGGGGCTGCGCGTGGAGCGCAAGTATTTCGGACGTCTGCTGGGGGACCCGGTGACGCGCAACCTGATGCGCACAATGTTCGTCAACAAGGGGCGGCTGGACAAGCTGGCGAATCGCCCCGCCGACGTGCCCCGATCCACAGTGCGCAAGCTGGGCGTGCTGGGCGCCGGCATGATGGGCGCCGGCGTCGCGCACGTGGCGGCGGGCGTCGGCATTGGGGTGGTGCTGCTCGACAGCACCCTGGCTCGGGCCGAGTGCGGCAAGGCGCATGCAGCGCGCCAACTCGACAAGGCGATCGAGCGCGGCAAGAGTACGCGCGAGAAAGCCGATGCCGTGCTGGCCCGCATCCTGCCCACGCAGGACTACGCCGATCTGGTGGGCTGTGACTTCGTCGTTGAGGCCGTGTACGAGAGCCGTGACGTGAAGGCCGACGTGACGCGCCGTGCGGCCGCCGTGCTGTCCGCCCCGGCCGTGTTCGGCAGCAATACCTCCACGCTGCCGATCACCGGCCTGGCGCAGGCGTTTGATCGCCCGGCGGACTTCATCGGCGTCCACTTCTTCTCGCCGGTCGAGCGCATGCCGCTGATTGAGCTGATCATGGGGGAGAAGACCAGCCAGACCACGCTGGCGCGGGCGCTGGACCTGGCGGCGCAGTTACGCAAGACACCGATTGTGGTCAACGACAGCCGCGGCTTCTTCACCAGCCGCGTATTCGGAATTTTCGTCAAAGAGGGAATCGCGATGCTGCAGGAGGGCGTGCTGCCCGCACTGATCGAGAACGCCGCACGGCAGGCCGGCATGCCGGTGGGGCCGCTGGCGGTCGTGGACGAGGTGTCGCTGGACATCGTGCTCAAGGTCTACGCGCAATGGCAGGCCGACGGCGTACAGCCGCCGCATGAGCCGGGCCTTTCGATCGACGCCACGCGCAAGATGGTCGAACAGCTCGGCCGCAGGGGCAAGGCCGCGGGCGCTGGCTTCTACGAATACCCAGAGGGTGGTCGCAAGTTCCTCTGGCCTGGACTGGCCGTGCATTGGCCGCCTGCGGCACAACAGCCCGCGGTGGAGGATCTGAAGCGCCGCATCCTCACCATCCAGGCATTGGAGGGTGCGCGCTGCGTCGAGGAGGGCGTGGTGCTTGACCCGGCGGATGCGGACGTGGGCTCGATCCTCGGCATTGGCTATCCGGCGTGGACCGGCGGCGTGCTGTCGTACATCGAGACCGTGGGCCTGCGGTCCTTCGTTGAACAGAGCGCGCAACTAGCCGAACGGCATGGCGAGCGCTACCGGCCGTCGCCGTGGCTGATTGAGCGCGCAGAGCGCGGTGATCTCTTTCATCCCGCCTGA
- a CDS encoding LuxR C-terminal-related transcriptional regulator — MTYGSGHALPTGALPWNKFHPPLCEFEAIIPPAAAGLARAATLPRLALLCAPTGYGKTALMAGLYKRHLQRGTRCAWITLDDRDRDLRQLVRLIDQVIDQALGPQASGDAPATMPYVDGQAGLQQRLLGLQEPLALFIDNLHYCTDDCLGELLAPLVFEGTRLLRCVFSSAHELPLDLARAKMELNAVHLQMEHLMFDSQCSAQLFEQASVETSPELITRSQERTEGWPAALRLLAVLSQQQGSLRGALAQFSGENIDIADVLAQRVLTGFEPEVVTFLREIALLREFSAPLAREATGCEQAAQWVELLRSRNVLLFPLDRNRRWWRLHTLLRQYLLGTGETSITTARRQEVLQHAARWHAAHGDMTHAIDLAIDADALLMARAWLDTIAQRVVADQGLLVRFVQWVEVLSAAGFAPSHEAQAWHIWSLCFTRQSERALRALDAFSQHGLAGDASSSDIVMEQRLRLQRAVALAHTDAMAECVIDAEHWLAQDNGRDAYGTCIAHGSVGIAELARGAPVVAWRRILLAKGAISRTESPYGSAWVETVAGCILLARGEPLYAERRLAAARADFGQTLGMDSELIRTLEFVHARALLDLGRTEEARVSALRGLVSAGRHGVTDCVAPGLSVCVALGKLEDAEHTSKLDAVARNYPPRLQRLLDAFRVRRLLRLELRDAARELAHTAGLLDPTTPSTADPAPLWEDDQLRMARLELMATSGRSAHVQEKIATQVRQARAAGRMRDLVEWHLLAASIHVRAGEQPRAVRQLALAIALAATRWLLWPFTEHAHAIDAILLRARNKDFGFTQTDELQLLERLRHTGQEDRQAGAEVPAVGHLTARELQMIELLGLGLDNQQIADRAGLSLPTVKWHLYNCYAKLGVKTRIAAVTRARTIGAIV, encoded by the coding sequence ATGACATACGGCTCAGGCCACGCTTTGCCCACCGGCGCCTTGCCGTGGAACAAGTTCCACCCCCCGCTGTGTGAATTCGAGGCCATCATCCCGCCGGCGGCCGCAGGACTAGCGCGCGCAGCCACACTGCCCCGGTTGGCCTTGCTCTGTGCGCCCACTGGCTATGGCAAGACGGCCCTCATGGCTGGACTTTACAAACGCCACCTGCAGCGCGGCACGCGGTGTGCTTGGATCACGCTCGACGACCGCGACCGGGATCTGCGCCAGCTCGTGCGACTGATCGATCAGGTCATCGACCAGGCACTGGGCCCACAGGCATCCGGCGATGCGCCTGCGACGATGCCGTACGTCGATGGGCAAGCGGGCCTGCAGCAGCGGCTCCTCGGCCTGCAGGAGCCGCTGGCCCTGTTCATCGACAACCTGCACTACTGCACCGACGATTGCCTCGGCGAGTTGCTCGCCCCCCTGGTGTTCGAGGGCACCCGGCTGCTGCGTTGCGTTTTCTCCAGCGCGCACGAGTTGCCGCTCGACCTGGCACGCGCCAAGATGGAACTCAATGCGGTGCATCTGCAGATGGAGCACCTGATGTTCGACAGCCAGTGCAGCGCGCAATTGTTCGAGCAGGCATCGGTGGAGACCAGCCCCGAGCTGATCACGCGCAGCCAGGAACGTACCGAGGGCTGGCCCGCCGCCCTCCGCTTGCTCGCCGTTCTGTCGCAGCAACAAGGCAGCCTACGGGGCGCGTTGGCACAGTTCTCTGGGGAGAACATCGACATTGCCGATGTCCTCGCGCAACGCGTGCTGACCGGCTTCGAGCCCGAGGTCGTGACCTTTCTGCGTGAAATCGCATTGCTCCGCGAGTTCTCTGCGCCGCTGGCCCGGGAAGCCACCGGTTGTGAACAGGCTGCGCAATGGGTCGAGCTGCTGCGTTCGCGCAACGTGCTGCTCTTTCCCCTCGACCGCAACCGGCGCTGGTGGCGCCTGCACACACTGCTGCGCCAGTACCTGTTGGGCACAGGAGAAACCTCGATCACGACGGCGCGGCGCCAGGAGGTGCTGCAACACGCCGCGCGCTGGCATGCCGCTCATGGCGACATGACGCATGCCATCGACCTGGCGATCGATGCCGACGCACTGTTGATGGCACGCGCATGGCTGGACACGATCGCCCAACGCGTTGTGGCGGATCAAGGCCTGCTGGTACGGTTCGTGCAATGGGTGGAAGTGCTGAGTGCCGCCGGCTTTGCGCCATCGCACGAAGCCCAGGCTTGGCACATCTGGTCACTTTGCTTCACCCGACAGTCCGAGCGCGCCCTCCGGGCGCTCGATGCGTTCAGTCAGCATGGACTGGCGGGTGATGCCTCCTCCTCCGACATCGTCATGGAGCAACGGCTACGCCTGCAGCGCGCCGTCGCGCTCGCGCACACCGACGCCATGGCCGAATGCGTGATCGATGCCGAGCACTGGCTGGCGCAAGACAACGGCCGCGATGCCTACGGCACCTGCATCGCTCACGGCTCGGTCGGCATTGCCGAACTCGCGCGCGGCGCGCCGGTGGTGGCCTGGCGTCGCATCCTGCTGGCCAAAGGTGCAATCTCGCGCACAGAGAGCCCGTATGGCAGTGCCTGGGTCGAGACGGTTGCCGGCTGCATCCTGCTGGCCCGTGGCGAGCCACTCTACGCCGAGCGCCGGCTGGCTGCTGCACGGGCCGACTTCGGACAGACATTGGGCATGGATTCCGAGCTGATTCGCACGCTCGAGTTCGTGCACGCGCGTGCGCTGCTGGACCTGGGCCGCACGGAGGAAGCCCGCGTCAGCGCGCTACGCGGCCTGGTCTCGGCGGGCCGCCATGGCGTGACCGATTGCGTAGCGCCGGGCCTGTCAGTCTGCGTCGCCCTGGGCAAGCTGGAGGACGCCGAGCACACGAGCAAGCTCGATGCGGTGGCTCGGAACTACCCGCCGCGCCTGCAGCGCCTGCTCGATGCGTTTCGCGTGCGGCGCCTGCTGCGGCTGGAACTGCGAGATGCCGCGCGGGAACTGGCGCACACCGCTGGCCTGCTGGACCCGACCACACCTTCCACGGCCGATCCGGCGCCGCTCTGGGAAGACGACCAACTGCGCATGGCGCGCCTCGAACTGATGGCCACGAGCGGCCGTTCGGCTCATGTGCAGGAGAAGATCGCCACGCAGGTCCGACAGGCCAGGGCCGCTGGCCGGATGCGCGACCTAGTGGAGTGGCACCTACTGGCCGCGAGCATCCATGTCCGGGCCGGCGAGCAGCCACGCGCCGTGCGCCAGCTCGCGCTTGCCATCGCGCTTGCGGCGACACGGTGGCTACTGTGGCCATTCACCGAACATGCCCACGCCATCGACGCCATCCTCCTGCGCGCGCGCAACAAGGACTTCGGCTTCACGCAAACCGACGAGTTACAACTGCTTGAGCGACTGCGCCACACCGGGCAGGAAGACCGCCAGGCAGGCGCCGAGGTACCAGCCGTCGGACACCTGACCGCGCGCGAGCTGCAGATGATTGAGCTGCTGGGCCTCGGGCTGGACAACCAGCAGATCGCGGACCGCGCGGGCCTCTCGCTACCAACCGTGAAATGGCATCTGTACAACTGCTACGCCAAGCTTGGGGTCAAGACACGCATCGCCGCAGTCACACGGGCGCGCACAATCGGCGCCATCGTGTGA